In a genomic window of Ailuropoda melanoleuca isolate Jingjing unplaced genomic scaffold, ASM200744v2 unplaced-scaffold9806, whole genome shotgun sequence:
- the LOC100470566 gene encoding LOW QUALITY PROTEIN: germ cell-less protein-like 1 (The sequence of the model RefSeq protein was modified relative to this genomic sequence to represent the inferred CDS: inserted 4 bases in 3 codons): MGPLSSQILQCRESGIVNLQPPVAQAGPNYISGSRKCKQSSGPCLSPESEISQRSLDQEEDLQHVVSASQGKKVKIASEYAYQTLFLSGETSDVKVRALGKVWCLHKMFLCLSGYFATMFRGFWEESHKDIIDLEINXQNINVDSLNFVLGFVLGSLYRDKYILIDPLQIPRVLATACLFQVEKLIQQCDETMKKTIYVKTVGGYYAAAETYGLHSVKXRCFECLLHNLMTHPSVELYEELSIDLMNLLISSSNLLVMQKEMDVYTTLKEWMFLHLNPAWKGSVKQLLANANNWFSSHRECVGNIAFLETKQGIPFQPVFKNLRFHHIISDLTAXRVIEQDTLILSKWLSSVYKQQWFTLLRAQQYREIGPQNINETELKEHSMRCGKRIVKDGKYSWKLSGYNFGFPLHVIFTSHYIIFKQNTFSQPCDSSISLQPLRNILFRLTLVYFDSGGKLSFSKTTGYKILTFEKDEERVVMKLDSTVLSFPLYVFCNFLFISLENPGN, translated from the exons ATGGGGCCCCTGAGCAGTCAGATACTGCAATGCAGGGAATCAGGCATAGTTAATTTGCAACCCCCAGTAGCCCAGGCGGGCCCCAATTATATATCTGGCAGCCGTAAATGCAAGCAGAGCAGTGGGCCCTGCCTAAGCCCGGAATCTGAGATCAGCCAAAGGTCTTTAGACCAGGAAGAGGATCTACAGCATGTAGTCAGCGCAAGCCAGGGTAAAAAAGTTAAGATCGCATCTGAATATGCTTACCAAACTTTATTTTTGAGCGGAGAAACAAGTGATGTTAAAGTTCGTGCCCTGGGGAAAGTATGGTGTTTACACAAAATGTTTTTATGTCTGTCAGGCTACTTTGCTACTATGTTTAGAGGTTTTTGGGAAGAATCGCATAAAGATATTATTGACCTGGAGATTA ACCAGAATATAAACGTTGATTCCCTGAACTTTGTACTAGGCTTTGTACTAGGCTCATTGTATAGGGATAAATACATCTTAATTGATCCCCTTCAAATTCCACGAGTTTTGGCAACAGCATGCCTGTTTCAAGTAGAGAAATTAATTCAGCAGTGTGATGAGaccatgaagaaaacaatttatgTAAAAACTGTAGGTGGCTATTATGCAGCAGCAGAGACCTATGGGTTACATTCTGTAAA ACGGTGTTTTGAATGTCTTCTCCACAATTTGATGACACATCCAAGTGTTGAACTTTACGAAGAACTCAGTATAGATCTCATGAAtcttctaatttcttcttctaatttattAGTAATGCAAAAGGAAATGGATGTATATACCACACTTAAAGAGTGGATGTTCCTTCACCTTAACCCAGCTTGGAAAGGCTCAGTGAAACAGCTTTTAGCTAATGCAAACAACTGGTTTTCTAGTCACAGGGAATGTGTTGGTAACATTGCCTTTCTTGAAACCAAACAAGGTATACCATTCCAACCAGTGTTTAAAAACTTAAGATTTCACCATATCATCTCTGACCTGACCG ACAGAGTTATTGAACAAGATACTCTGATACTTTCAAAATGGTTATCATCTGTTTATAAACAACAATGGTTTACCTTGCTTAGAGCACAACAATACAGGGAAATTGGGCCTCAAaacatcaatgaaacagaacttAAAGAACATAGCATGAGATGTGGTAAGAGGATTGTCAAGGATGGAAAATACTCCTGGAAGTTGTCAGGTTACAACTTTGGCTTTCCCTTACATGTCATCTTCACCAGCCATTATATAATTTTCAAGCAAAATACTTTCAGTCAGCCATGTGACAGTTCCATTTCTCTACAACCTCTAAGAAATATTCTGTTCAGATTAACTTTGGTGTATTTTGATTCTGGTGGAAAACTAAGTTTCAGCAAAACAACTGGTTACAAAATACTTACCTTTGAAAAGGATGAGGAACGAGTGGTCATGAAGTTGGATAGCACAGTTCTGAGTTTCCCTTTATATGTATTCTGTAACTTCTTGTTTATATCATTAGAAAATCCAGGAAATTGA